The following are encoded together in the Equus przewalskii isolate Varuska chromosome 14, EquPr2, whole genome shotgun sequence genome:
- the LYG1 gene encoding lysozyme g-like protein 1, whose protein sequence is MSVLWLLLGLLALPDSSDGSSWGCYGDIQTFDTPGASCGIGRRRGLSYCGVHASERLAEIDKPYLLRYQPIMRTVGRKYCVDPAVIAGVLSRESHGGNIVVNVDNAGDGIRAQDPGPYAPTSQISESQLSRMTHILIVRIKEIQRRFPTWTPDQYLRGGLCAYIGGASYVRSHQDLSCDFCNDVLARAKYFKRHGF, encoded by the exons ATGTCTGTGCTGTGGCTGCTTCTGGGCCTCCTTGCCCTTCCTG ACTCCTCTGACGGTAGCAGTTGGGGATGCTACGGAGACATCCAAACCTTTGACACCCCTGGGGCATCTTGTGGGATTGGAAGACGTCGAGGCCTGAGCTACTGCG GAGTTCATGCTTCTGAAAGGCTGGCTGAAATAGACAAGCCATACCTATTGAGATATCAACCCATAATGCGTACTGTTGGCCGAAAGTACTGCGTGGACCCTGCAGTGATTGCTGGTGTGTTGTCCAGGGAGTCTCATGGTGGCAACATTGTGGTCAACGTGGACAATGCAGGCGATGGAATCAGGGCGCAG GACCCTGGTCCCTATGCTCCCACATCCCAGATCAGCGAGTCCCAGCTTTCACGGATGACTCACATCCTCATTGTTAGAATCAAAGAAATCCAGAGGAGGTTTCCAACCTGGACCCCTGACCAGTACCTGAGAG GTGGACTCTGTGCCTACATTGGTGGTGCGAGCTACGTTAGAAGCCACCAGGACCTGAGCTGTGACTTCTGCAATGATGTCCTTGCAAGAGCCAAATACTTCAAGAGACATGGCTTCTAA